A DNA window from Setaria viridis chromosome 2, Setaria_viridis_v4.0, whole genome shotgun sequence contains the following coding sequences:
- the LOC117843871 gene encoding uncharacterized protein, whose product MADQVGSKQPAPGGETEQLKQLHSRVEKLCDDIDKEVDSDLPGRDNLARISDVLKVIKDKITPTEDGGDVGAATKEQQLLPLSKREELFNLLPSIERALAFQQQQRKQAPGEQGQGDKTRLPSATGCNPFKPRSSQRQSEQQRREEEEDEVVSLKLLLRLTQNVLEPEQYYEWTTSYVDESRIYGWDKEANELAEALVAPDDSESLFRAAGIAGVHGSGKTALAQKVFVHDKAKDNFAIRLWVCVGPPDSEDRFGLLYRMLDNLGLDTAKVEVIVDNSNAVKPHRDDAVARIRSDTAKVASIKEAAEKVRRARQAQEQTDKQKPDDGDVKDDTKEGQAADDSIFNQLLKEAADESPDVQKSKIGVLLYILHTTLSKTSYMIVFDDIRAYGDDGWYSNLALAPPPEGEWGDRLGYGLPKGNHRGAVLLTCRNEDHARSMVRTGRVVRPPRLELDDAWKLFRREYDQAKEAKRSSNKGGDDDKLLKDLEQMQKEIVNKCLGLPVAIAEAAKGFADLEPLPDAPPPKAEANKPAVVDQTGIGSNKDMQPAAGGGESKDAADDGESQD is encoded by the exons ATGGCCGACCAGGTAGGGAGCAAGCAGCCTGCTCCCGGGGGCGAAACTGAGCAGCTGAAGCAGCTGCACTCTCGAGTGGAGAAGCTGTGTGATGACATCGACAAGGAGGTCGACAGCGATCTGCCTGGTAGGGACAATCTGGCCAGAATCTCTGATGTCCTCAAAGTGATCAAGGACAAGATCACACCGACCGAAGACGGTGGCGACGTCGGCGCCGCCACCAAGGAGCAGCAGCTTCTCCCCCTGAGCAAGAGGGAGGAGCTGTTCAACCTGCTGCCCTCCATCGAGCGCGCATTGGCATTTCAGCAACAGCAACGCAAGCAGGCACCAGGGGAGCAAGGCCAAGGCGACAAGACGAGGCTGCCGTCGGCGACCGGCTGCAACCCCTTCAAGCCCCGGTCGTCACAGCGGCAAagcgagcagcagcggcgggaggaggaggaagacgaggtgGTGTCGCTGAAGCTGCTTCTCCGGCTGACCCAGAACGTGCTGGAGCCGGAGCAGTACTACGAGTGGACGACGAGCTACGTGGACGAGAGCAGGATCTACGGCTGGGACAAGGAGGCCAACGAGCTGGCGGAGGCGCTCGTCGCCCCCGACGACAGCGAGAGCCTGTTCCGGGCGGCGGGCATCGCTGGCGTCCACGGCAGCGGCAAGACGGCGCTGGCGCAGAAGGTGTTCGTGCACGACAAGGCCAAGGACAACTTCGCCATCCGGCTCTGGGTCTGCGTCGGACCGCCGGACTCCGAGGACCGCTTCGGCCTCCTCTACCGGATGCTCGACAACCTCGGCCTCGACACCGCCAAGGTCGAGGTCATCGTCGACAACTCCAACGCCGTCAAGCCGCACCGGGATGACGCGGTGGCCAGGATCCGCAGCGACACAGCCAAAGTCGCCAGCATCAAGGAGGCCGCCGAGAAGGTCCGCCGCGCCCGACAAGCCCAGGAGCAGACCGACAAGCAGAAgcccgacgacggcgacgtcaAAGATGACACGAAGGAAGGACAGGCGGCGGACGACAGCATCTTCAATCAGCTGCTCAAGGAGGCGGCTGATGAGAGCCCTGACGTCCAGAAATCCAAAATCG GTGTGCTGCTGTACATCCTCCACACGACCCTGTCCAAGACGTCGTACATGATCGTGTTCGACGACATCCGGGCGTACGGCGACGACGGGTGGTACAGCAACctggcgctggcgccgccgccggagggcgAGTGGGGGGACCGCCTCGGCTACGGCCTGCCCAAGGGCAACCACAGGGGCGCCGTGCTCCTCACCTGCCGCAACGAGGACCACGCCAGGTCCATGGTGCGCACCGGCCGCGTCGTCCGCCCGCCAAGGCTCGAGCTCGACGACGCATGGAAGCTCTTCAGGAGGGAGTACGACCAGGCCAAGGAAGCCAAGCGCAGCAGCAACaaaggcggcgacgacgacaagcTGCTCAAGGATCTGGAGCAGATGCAGAAGGAGATCGTCAACAAGTGCCTCGGCCTGCCGGTGGCCATCGCCGAGGCGGCCAAGGGCTTCGCCGACCTCGAACCCTTGCCGGATGCTCCTCCACCTAAGGCGGAAGCTAATAAACCTGCAGTGGTTGATCAGACAGGTATTGGTAGCAACAAGGACATGCAGCctgctgctggaggaggagaaTCAAAGGATGCTGCTGATGATGGCGAGTCTCAAGATTGA
- the LOC117843870 gene encoding uncharacterized protein, producing the protein MGSDKQGGSPRPLLGNLKMGRVRTILTHTYPYPHEHSRHIMTAVIIACLFFISSDNMHTLIHKLDNNIKWWSMYVCLIGFFYFFSSPFLGRTIQPSYSNFNRWYVAWICFASLYHLPSFQSMGVDMRMNLSLFLTIYFSSVLFIIAFHIIFIGLWYIGLVARMAGTRPGIWTIVQNCTVISIACCVFYSHCGNRAVHKSKSFGSSSDPNFLAFLENENRSTWISNFLRMNQLKDQICSSWFAPVGSASDYPLLAKWVIYGELVCSGSCAGPSDEISPLYSLWATFVGLYIANFVVERSTGWALTHPSTDLEDEKLKRHMKPDFLDMVPWYSGTSADLFKTAFDLMVSVTLFVGRFDMRMMQAAMKGPTDDAQNADLLYDYFNEREDLWFDFVADTGDGGNSSYTVARLLAQPSIRTVIGGSMHTLPRGNLLLIGGDLAYPNPSSFTYERRFFRPFEYALQPPPWYRAEHIALDKPELPPGVSKMSEYDGPQCFIIPGNHDWFDGLHTFMRYICHKSWLGGWFLPQKKSYFALQLPKGWWIFGLDLSLHGDVDVYQFKFFADLCQKKVGENDSVIVVTHEPNWLLDWYWKETTGKNVSHLIQEYLNGRCRLRMAGDLHHFMRHSATRSEKPNFVQHLLVNGCGGAFLHPTHVFRNFERFSGTTYECKAAYPSYDESSGIALGNILKFRKKNWQFDTIGGFIYFILVFSMFPQCNLVHIFNEETWSGRVKSFSSTIWSALLYIFEHSYVSSVASLTLLMASYSFVPSKLSRRKRAIIGGLHVLAHLTAALLLMLLLELGIEICIRNHLLATSGYHTLYEWYRSMESEHFPDPTGLRSRLEQWTLGLYPACIKYLMSAFDVPEVMAVTRINICKNGMMSLSRSVLIMYYTSVFIYFWIFSTPVVSLIFGSYLYICINWFHIHFDEAFSSLRIANYKSFTRFHIKKDGDLEIFTLAVDKVPKDWKLDPRWESDVRGPHQLSHERKHPSKWRSASSPDPVRSVRVVDHFTIERTRTPDMEPSC; encoded by the exons ATGGGTTCAGACAAGCAGGGTGGTAGCCCACGCCCACTCTTGGGAAACCTCAAGATGGGTAGAGTTAGGACTATCCTCACACATACATATCCATATCCTCACGAACACTCCAGGCATATTATGACCGCAGTGATTATTGCCTGCCTATTTTTTATATCATCTGACAATATGCATACACTCATACATAAATTGGATAATAATATCAAGTGGTGGTCCATGTATGTTTGCCTCATTGgcttcttttatttcttttcatcCCCTTTTCTTGGGAGGACCATTCAGCCAAGTTACTCAAATTTTAATCGCTG GTATGTCGCTTGGATTTGCTTTGCGTCCCTGTACCATCTTCCTAGCTTCCAATCAATGGGGGTTGATATGCGCATGAACCTTTCACTATTTTTGACGATATATTTCTCCTCGGTCCTTTTCATTATTGCCTTCCATATCATATTTATCGGTCTCTGGTACATTGGGCTGGTTGCTCGTATGGCAGGAACAAGACCAGGAATATGGACAATAGTCCAGAACTGTACT GTAATCAGTATTGCTTGCTGTGTCTTCTACAGTCATTGTGGGAACCGTGCTGTGCACAAGAGCAAATCTTTTGGTAGTAGTTCCGATCCAAATTTTCTTGCTTTTcttgaaaatgaaaatagaagTACCTGGATATCAAATTTTCTCCGCATGAACCAGTTGAAAGATCAGATATGTTCATCTTGGTTTGCTCCTGTTGGATCTGCAAGTGACTATCCTCTGCTTGCGAAATGGGTTATCTATGGAGAG TTAGTTTGCAGTGGATCCTGTGCTGGCCCATCAGATGAAATATCTCCGTTGTACTCATTGTGGGCTACATTTGTTGGCCTCTATATTGCTAACTTTGTTGTGGAAAGATCAACAGG ATGGGCTCTTACCCACCCATCAACAGATTTGGAAGATGAGAAGCTGAAGAGACATATGAAACCAGATTTCCTGGACATGGTACCTTGGTATTCAGG GACATCAGCTGATTTATTCAAGACAGCATTTGATCTTATGGTCTCTGTGACTCTTTTTGTTGGGCGATTTGACATGCGCATGATGCAG GCTGCAATGAAAGGACCAACAGATGACGCTCAGAATGCTGACCTGTTATATGACTACTTCAATGAAAGGGAAGACCTTTGGTTTGACTTTGTTGCAGACACTGGTGATGGAGGAAATTCATCATATACAGTTGCTCGACTGTTAGCTCAACCATCTATTAGGACTGTAATTGGTGGCTCTATGCATACTCTTCCACGTGGGAACTTACTTCTTATCGGTGGAGATCTCGC GTACCCAAACCCTTCATCATTTACATATGAGAGGCGCTTCTTTAGGCCCTTTGAGTATGCTCTGCAACCTCCACCTTGGTATAGGGCTGAACATATAGCTCTGGATAAGCCTGAGCTTCCTCCCGGTGTATCAAAGATGTCTGAATATGATGGGCCACAGTGTTTTATAATTCCTGGAAACCATG ACTGGTTTGATGGGCTGCACACATTTATGAGATATATATGTCACAAAAGCTGGTTAGGTGGATGGTTTCTGCCTCAGAAGAAGAGCTATTTTGCATTGCAGCTTCCCAAGGGTTGGTGGATATTTGGTCTTGATTTATCTCTTCATGGTGACGTTGATGTGTACCAATTCAAGTTTTTTGCAGATCTTTGTCAGAAAAAG GTTGGGGAGAATGACTCTGTGATTGTAGTGACACATGAGCCAAACTGGCTTCTTGATTGGTACTGGAAGGAGACTACAGGCAAGAATGTCTCACATTTAATTCAGGAATACCTGAATGGAAGATGTAGACTTCGCATGGCGGGGGATTTACACCATTTTATGAGGCATTCTGCCACTCGATCAGAAAAGCCTAATTTTGTGCAGCACTTGCTTGTCAATGGATGTGGTGGCGCCTTTTTGCACCCAACACATGTTTTTAGAAACTTTGAGAGGTTCTCTGGAACCACCTATGAATGCAAGGCAGCTTATCCATCTTATGACGAGTCTAGTGGG ATTGCACTGGGTAACATACTGAAGTTCCGCAAGAAGAATTGGCAGTTTGATACTATTGGCGGTTTTATCTACTTTATATTGGTGTTTTCAATGTTCCCACAG TGTAATCTTGTTCACATCTTCAATGAAGAAACTTGGTCTGGGCGTGTGAAAAGCTTCTCAAGTACAATATGGAGTGCTTTGCTTTATATTTTTGAACACTCTTATGTCTCTTCAGTAGCAAGTCTAACTTTATTGATGGCATCATATTCATTTGTACCATCGAAACTCTCACGGAGGAAAAGAGCTATTATAGGCGGCCTCCATGTTTTGGCCCATTTAACTGCAGCTCTACTTTTAATGTTGCTGCTGGAGTTGGGCATTGAAATTTGTATCCGGAATCATTTATTAGCAACTTCAG GTTATCACACTCTATATGAATGGTATCGGTCCATGGAAAGTGAGCATTTTCCAGATCCTACTGGTCTTCGTTCTCGTTTGGAACAATGGACGCTGGGACTGTACCCAGCATGTATAAAATACCTTATGTCGGCCTTTGATGTCCCTGAG GTCATGGCAGTGACAAGGATAAATATCTGCAAGAATGGGATGATGTCCCTTTCGCGAAGCGTTCTGATCATGTACTACACCTCTGTGTTCATCTATTTCTGGATTTTCTCGACTCCAGTTGTTTCCCTCATATTTGGTAGCTACCTATACATTTGCATCAACTGGTTCCACATTCATTTCGATGAAGCCTTCTCATCACTGCGCATCGCGAACTACAAATCTTTCACGAGGTTTCATATTAAGAAGGATGGTGATCTGGAAATATTTACTCTTGCAGTTGACAAG GTCCCAAAGGACTGGAAGTTGGATCCAAGATGGGAATCAGATGTAAGAGGGCCTCATCAGCTCAGCCATGAACGGAAACACCCAAGCAAGTGGAGGTCAGCCTCATCACCGGACCCTGTCAGATCTGTACGGGTTGTTGACCATTTCACCATTGAACGAACAAGAACCCCAGATATGGAGCCCTCTTGTTAA
- the LOC117845603 gene encoding NAD(P)H dehydrogenase (quinone) FQR1, with protein MATKIYIVYYSTWGHVATLAEEIKKGAESVDGVEATVWRVPETLPEEVLGKMHAAPVREEHPVMVAAGQLAEADGLLLGFPTRFGMMAAQMKAFLDSTGGLWQAQALAGKPAGLFFATGTQGGGQETTALTAVTQLAHHGMLFVPIGATFGAGMFGMDEVRGGSPYGAGTFAGADGSRTPSDTELAMAQHQGKHLATIAKNLKAGASAAAN; from the exons ATGGCGACCAAGATCTACATCGT GTACTACTCGACGTGGGGCCACGTGGCGACGCTGGCGGAGGAGATCAAGAAGGGCGCCGAGTCCGTGGACGGCGTGGAGGCGACGGTGTGGCGGGTCCCCGAGACGCTGCCGGAGGAGGTGCTGGGGAAGATGCACGCGGCGCCGGTGCGGGAGGAGCACCcggtgatggtggcggcggggcagctGGCGGAGGCTGACGGCTTGCTGCTGGGCTTCCCCACGCGGTTCGGCATGATGGCGGCGCAGATGAAGGCGTTCCTCGACTCCACGGGCGGGCTGTGGCAGGCCCAGGCCCTGGCGGGGAAGCCCGcgggcctcttcttcgccaccGGCACCCAGGGCGGCGGGCAGGAGACCACCGCGCTCACCGCCGTCACGCAGCTCGCCCACCACGGCATGCTCTTCGTCCCCATCGGggccaccttcggcgccgggaTGTTCGGCATGGACGAGGTCAGGGGAGGAAGCCCGTACGGGGCTGGCAccttcgccggcgccgacggcagCAGGACCCCCAGCGACACCGAGCTCGCCATGGCCCAGCACCAGGGGAAGCACTTGGCCACCATTGCCAAGAACCTCAAGGCCGGCGCCTCAGCAGCAGCAAATTGA